A genomic segment from Polyangium mundeleinium encodes:
- the thrS gene encoding threonine--tRNA ligase, producing the protein MPVIEEKPQDEKLFRIRHSLAHVMAQAVQTLYPGTKLGFGPAIDDGFYYDFILPKTVSDTELPAIEAKMRDIIAAAQTFSHEDLPLDAALARIEGQMGEPFKAEYARELANKKGHREISFYANGGFVDMCEGPHVSNTSDIPADAFKLHALAGAYWRGDERNAMMTRIYGYAFNTKAELDEYVAAVEQAKQRDHRKLGQELRIYAIRDEIGKGLPLWLPNGAAIRHELEKLAHEMEFRAGYKKVATPHITRRGLFETSGHIPLYEDGMYPPMVLEEEGRGAGGPEESYYLKPMNCPHHHMVFASEKHSYRDLPLRYTEYGSVYRFERAGALQGLTRVRGMTMNDAHIYVTPEQLKEEFQAVMKLHERYYSLFGLTNYFMRLSLWDPADPKRGAKYVDDPENWALSERLVTEALEEMGANYKLSPGEAAFYGPKVDFQFITVTGREFTLSTNQLDFAVPPRFGLSYTDKDGKEKTPYCIHRAPMGTHERFIAFLIEHFGGAFPTWLAPVQVVIIPVSDKFLAYGKKIEALLREDLVRVELDTSSATMGKKIQEGATRKVPILLVVGGKEETEQTVTVRRYGIKEQKAMPLAGFVEMLSQEIKERRHVKSW; encoded by the coding sequence ATGCCCGTCATCGAAGAAAAGCCCCAGGACGAGAAGCTGTTTCGCATCCGCCACTCGCTCGCTCACGTCATGGCGCAGGCGGTCCAGACGCTCTACCCGGGGACGAAGCTCGGGTTCGGACCGGCCATCGACGACGGCTTTTACTACGACTTCATCCTGCCGAAGACGGTGAGCGACACGGAGCTGCCCGCCATCGAGGCGAAGATGCGCGACATCATCGCGGCGGCGCAGACCTTTTCGCACGAGGACCTGCCCCTCGACGCGGCCCTCGCGCGCATCGAGGGCCAGATGGGCGAGCCCTTCAAGGCCGAGTACGCGCGGGAACTCGCGAACAAGAAGGGCCACCGCGAAATTAGTTTCTACGCAAACGGTGGCTTCGTCGACATGTGCGAAGGGCCGCACGTTTCGAACACGAGCGACATCCCGGCGGACGCCTTCAAGCTGCACGCGCTGGCGGGCGCGTACTGGCGCGGCGACGAGCGCAACGCGATGATGACGCGGATCTACGGCTACGCGTTCAACACGAAGGCGGAGCTCGACGAGTACGTCGCGGCCGTGGAGCAGGCCAAGCAGCGGGATCACCGCAAGCTCGGGCAGGAGCTTCGCATCTACGCGATCCGCGACGAGATCGGCAAGGGCCTGCCGCTCTGGCTGCCGAACGGCGCGGCGATCCGGCACGAGCTCGAGAAGCTCGCGCACGAGATGGAGTTCCGCGCGGGCTACAAGAAGGTCGCGACGCCGCACATCACGAGGCGCGGCCTCTTCGAGACCTCGGGGCACATCCCGCTCTACGAGGACGGCATGTACCCGCCCATGGTCCTCGAAGAGGAGGGGCGCGGCGCGGGCGGGCCCGAGGAGTCGTACTACCTCAAGCCGATGAACTGCCCGCACCACCACATGGTGTTCGCCTCGGAGAAACACTCGTACCGCGATCTGCCGCTGCGTTACACCGAGTACGGCTCGGTCTACCGCTTCGAGCGCGCGGGCGCGCTCCAGGGCCTCACCCGCGTGCGCGGCATGACGATGAACGACGCGCACATCTACGTGACGCCCGAGCAGCTCAAGGAGGAGTTCCAGGCCGTCATGAAGCTCCACGAGCGGTACTACTCGCTGTTCGGATTGACGAACTACTTCATGCGTTTGTCGCTCTGGGATCCGGCGGATCCGAAGCGCGGCGCGAAGTACGTCGACGATCCGGAGAACTGGGCGCTCTCGGAGCGGCTCGTGACCGAGGCGCTGGAGGAGATGGGGGCGAACTACAAGCTCTCGCCCGGCGAGGCGGCGTTCTACGGGCCGAAGGTGGATTTCCAGTTCATCACCGTGACGGGCCGCGAGTTCACGCTCTCCACGAATCAGCTCGATTTCGCGGTCCCGCCGCGCTTCGGGCTCTCGTACACGGACAAGGACGGCAAGGAGAAGACGCCGTACTGCATCCACCGCGCGCCGATGGGCACGCACGAGCGCTTCATCGCGTTCCTCATCGAGCACTTTGGCGGCGCGTTCCCGACGTGGCTCGCGCCGGTGCAGGTCGTGATCATCCCCGTGAGCGACAAGTTCCTCGCGTACGGCAAGAAGATCGAGGCGCTGCTGCGCGAGGATCTCGTGCGCGTGGAGCTCGACACGAGCTCGGCCACGATGGGCAAGAAGATCCAGGAAGGCGCGACGCGGAAGGTGCCGATCCTGCTCGTCGTCGGCGGCAAGGAAGAGACGGAGCAGACGGTGACCGTGCGCAGGTACGGCATCAAGGAGCAGAAGGCGATGCCGCTCGCGGGCTTCGTCGAGATGCTGTCGCAGGAGATCAAAGAGCGGCGGCACGTGAAGTCGTGGTAA
- a CDS encoding YebC/PmpR family DNA-binding transcriptional regulator: MSGHSKWATIKRKKGALDAKRGKLFTKLIKEITVASRMGGGNVDGNPRLRKAVTDARSQAMPADTIKRAIQRGTGEIEGVNYEEIVYEGTGPGGTLFIVDVMTDNKNRTVAEVRKIFEKHNGQMSSGGSAAWAFDRKGLITLAKDAATEDQLMEIAVGAGADDYSDQGEEWQVTCSVELTDPVVKALEDAKIAVKSSGPAYVPKNKKQVEGRDAELCLNLFDTLDDHDDTQNVYADFDVSEEELARIAG, from the coding sequence ATGAGCGGCCACTCCAAATGGGCCACGATCAAGCGCAAGAAGGGCGCGCTCGACGCGAAGCGCGGCAAGCTCTTCACGAAGCTGATCAAGGAGATCACCGTCGCGTCGCGCATGGGCGGGGGCAACGTCGACGGCAACCCGCGCCTGCGCAAGGCGGTCACGGACGCGCGCAGCCAGGCGATGCCCGCCGACACGATCAAGCGGGCGATCCAGCGCGGCACCGGCGAGATCGAGGGCGTGAACTACGAGGAGATCGTCTACGAGGGCACGGGCCCCGGCGGCACGCTCTTCATCGTCGACGTGATGACGGACAACAAGAACCGCACCGTCGCCGAGGTTCGCAAGATCTTCGAGAAGCACAACGGCCAGATGAGTTCGGGAGGCTCGGCGGCGTGGGCCTTCGATCGCAAGGGCCTCATCACGCTCGCGAAGGACGCGGCGACCGAGGACCAGCTCATGGAGATCGCCGTGGGCGCGGGCGCCGACGACTACTCCGACCAGGGCGAGGAGTGGCAGGTGACGTGCAGCGTCGAGCTCACGGACCCCGTCGTGAAGGCGCTCGAGGACGCGAAGATCGCGGTCAAGTCGAGCGGCCCTGCGTACGTGCCGAAGAACAAGAAGCAGGTCGAGGGGCGTGACGCCGAGCTCTGCTTGAACCTCTTCGACACGCTCGACGATCACGACGACACGCAGAACGTCTACGCCGACTTCGACGTCTCCGAAGAAGAGCTCGCCCGCATCGCGGGTTGA
- a CDS encoding CPBP family intramembrane glutamic endopeptidase, protein MSEASDEETPDEDVDTSEDVDGEPTSKREALLVAGGVTVASGLAVGFAFSDEHAGTPWMLGSLVLVYAALAAFTVWRQHARGELDEQLRPRSGDLTVGAIVAAVLYGVATGVHLLVTSPPSPRAAWIMHVYATLGDPSAEGRHLLGGVVFVVAALEELVWRGLVQRVLLASFGWLRAWLLQAALFGVAHLPTMFLLGDARVGPNPLLVAAGVAYSLVWGRLAMRMDRLPPALFAHALFTWGVFEFPIWSP, encoded by the coding sequence GTGAGCGAGGCCTCGGACGAAGAGACCCCGGACGAGGACGTCGACACAAGCGAAGACGTCGACGGTGAACCCACGTCGAAGCGAGAGGCCCTCCTCGTCGCGGGCGGCGTGACCGTGGCGAGCGGGCTCGCCGTGGGGTTTGCCTTCTCGGACGAGCACGCGGGCACGCCGTGGATGCTCGGGTCGCTCGTGCTCGTGTACGCGGCGCTCGCGGCGTTCACGGTGTGGCGCCAGCACGCGCGGGGCGAGCTCGATGAGCAGCTCCGGCCGCGCAGCGGGGATCTGACCGTGGGCGCGATCGTGGCGGCGGTGCTGTACGGCGTCGCGACGGGCGTGCACCTGCTCGTGACGTCGCCGCCGTCGCCGCGGGCCGCGTGGATCATGCACGTGTACGCCACGCTCGGCGATCCGTCGGCGGAGGGGCGGCACTTGCTCGGAGGCGTGGTCTTCGTGGTGGCGGCGCTGGAAGAGCTCGTCTGGCGGGGCCTCGTGCAGCGCGTGCTGCTCGCGTCGTTCGGGTGGCTGCGCGCGTGGCTCTTGCAGGCGGCGCTGTTTGGCGTGGCGCACCTGCCGACGATGTTCCTGCTCGGTGATGCGCGCGTGGGGCCGAACCCGCTGCTCGTCGCGGCCGGCGTCGCGTATTCGCTCGTGTGGGGGCGACTCGCGATGCGGATGGATCGCTTGCCGCCGGCCCTCTTCGCGCACGCGCTCTTCACGTGGGGCGTGTTCGAGTTCCCGATCTGGAGCCCTTGA